One genomic window of Providencia hangzhouensis includes the following:
- a CDS encoding NAD(P)/FAD-dependent oxidoreductase — protein sequence MKNIVIVGGGTGGTMLANTLARKLSREIFSKKIKITLITDNSIHYYKPAFMYVAFNLFFKDELSRPERELLRPEIELAIDKIEHFDFKNKALNSKHGKKYNYDFLVIATGCIPKPERIEGLKDIGNHFYAYEASRKLADQLAKIEKGRIFITVSFPETPNVPHQCGIAPMETTLMIDEFLRKRRVRDSIEIVYTYPTVSQLLRNCLFMQQPVCEVIPEVFTAKNIKAQRGFTLDKVDPDKKIAYSKEGDEQNFDLLISTPPITAVEAVINTGLSEHNNGEGWLPTDHETMQVYGVDGVYVIGDTVDLPISKAGGSCHNQAAIIADNICGELIYGYPAAIYDGRVQAVAQMGLTAGMPLQYDYKHDVIPTPPTKLGGLLRNGFNRGIYWAAIRGLV from the coding sequence ATGAAAAATATAGTTATTGTTGGCGGTGGAACGGGTGGGACGATGCTAGCAAATACACTTGCTAGAAAATTGAGTAGAGAAATTTTTTCGAAGAAAATAAAAATAACATTAATTACTGATAATTCAATCCATTATTATAAACCTGCATTTATGTATGTTGCTTTTAATTTATTTTTTAAGGATGAACTGAGTCGCCCTGAAAGAGAATTGCTAAGACCTGAAATAGAGTTAGCCATTGATAAAATAGAGCATTTTGATTTTAAAAATAAAGCGCTAAACTCTAAGCATGGAAAAAAATATAACTATGATTTTCTTGTGATTGCAACAGGTTGCATACCTAAACCTGAGCGAATTGAAGGTTTAAAAGATATCGGTAACCACTTTTATGCATATGAAGCATCGAGAAAGCTAGCAGATCAACTTGCTAAGATTGAAAAAGGTCGAATTTTTATTACGGTATCATTCCCTGAAACGCCAAATGTACCCCATCAGTGTGGCATCGCGCCGATGGAAACAACATTAATGATTGATGAATTTTTACGTAAACGTCGAGTTAGGGATAGTATTGAAATCGTTTATACCTATCCAACAGTTTCACAATTATTGCGTAACTGTTTATTCATGCAACAACCTGTTTGTGAAGTTATTCCTGAAGTATTTACTGCTAAAAATATTAAAGCTCAGAGAGGGTTTACTTTAGATAAAGTTGATCCAGATAAAAAAATAGCTTATTCGAAAGAAGGTGATGAGCAAAATTTCGACTTATTGATCAGTACTCCGCCAATTACCGCGGTTGAGGCAGTTATTAATACCGGATTAAGTGAGCATAATAATGGTGAAGGTTGGTTACCTACCGACCATGAAACTATGCAAGTTTATGGTGTTGATGGCGTTTATGTTATAGGTGATACCGTTGATTTACCGATCAGTAAAGCAGGTGGAAGCTGTCATAATCAGGCTGCAATTATAGCTGATAATATCTGCGGAGAATTAATTTATGGTTATCCGGCAGCTATCTATGATGGGCGAGTTCAAGCTGTTGCTCAAATGGGATTAACTGCAGGGATGCCTTTACAATACGATTATAAACACGATGTTATTCCTACGCCTCCGACTAAATTAGGGGGATTACTAAGAAATGGCTTTAATAGAGGTATTTATTGGGCTGCTATTCGTGGCTTAGTTTAA
- the megL gene encoding methionine gamma-lyase, with amino-acid sequence MILDRLYSFDTRVIHNYYDAAENLGSLASPIYQTSTYVFDSVEEGAACFSGESDGYIYTRINNPTLSLLEKRLADLEEGDAAIVFSSGMGAITSTLWTLLSPGDELLVDMTVYGCTYAFFHHGLARFGVKVRHIDMRDPNNVAQELTEKTKMIFFESPANPNMRLVDINAVSNIVHQYNLANNQEILVTVDNTYCTPYIQKPLELGADIVVHSLTKYMNGHGDVMAGAVITTEELAKQIRLVGLKDMTGACLSPHDANLILRGMKTLPIRMERVVENAQKVAEYLASLSEVSQVMYPGLPSFPQYTLAQRQMKLPGGMIAFELGGGLEAGKQFLNRLQLFSCAVSLGDCESLAQHPASMTHSTYTAEERKQYGISDGLIRLSVGLESANDLIADIKQALI; translated from the coding sequence ATGATATTAGATAGACTGTATTCTTTTGATACGCGTGTGATACATAATTACTATGATGCAGCCGAAAATTTAGGATCACTAGCTTCTCCTATTTATCAAACGTCAACTTACGTATTTGATAGTGTTGAAGAAGGTGCCGCTTGTTTTAGCGGTGAATCGGATGGGTATATTTATACACGAATAAATAACCCAACATTAAGTTTGTTGGAAAAGCGGCTTGCTGATTTAGAAGAGGGGGATGCCGCAATTGTATTTTCTTCAGGGATGGGGGCAATAACATCGACTCTTTGGACCTTACTAAGCCCAGGAGATGAGCTGTTAGTTGATATGACGGTTTATGGCTGTACATATGCATTCTTTCATCATGGGTTAGCTCGATTTGGTGTCAAAGTTCGTCACATTGATATGAGAGACCCAAATAATGTGGCACAGGAACTCACTGAAAAAACAAAGATGATATTTTTCGAATCACCTGCAAACCCAAATATGCGCTTAGTTGATATTAATGCTGTGAGTAATATCGTTCATCAATATAACCTTGCAAATAACCAAGAAATATTGGTGACAGTAGATAATACCTATTGTACTCCTTACATTCAAAAACCACTTGAGCTTGGAGCGGATATCGTTGTTCATTCATTAACGAAATATATGAATGGGCATGGTGATGTGATGGCTGGCGCTGTTATAACAACTGAGGAATTAGCGAAGCAAATCAGATTGGTTGGGCTGAAGGATATGACTGGAGCATGTTTATCCCCTCATGATGCAAACCTGATATTGCGAGGAATGAAAACACTGCCAATCAGAATGGAAAGAGTGGTTGAGAATGCACAGAAAGTTGCGGAATATTTGGCCTCACTATCTGAAGTTTCTCAAGTGATGTATCCGGGTTTACCGAGTTTTCCTCAATACACATTAGCTCAAAGGCAAATGAAGCTGCCTGGAGGGATGATTGCTTTTGAACTTGGAGGGGGACTTGAGGCGGGTAAGCAGTTTCTGAACCGTTTACAGCTATTTTCTTGTGCGGTTAGCTTAGGTGATTGTGAGTCATTGGCCCAGCACCCTGCAAGTATGACCCATTCTACTTACACTGCTGAGGAACGAAAACAGTATGGGATTAGTGATGGGCTTATTCGTTTGTCAGTTGGGTTAGAAAGCGCTAATGATTTGATTGCCGATATTAAGCAGGCGCTCATTTGA
- a CDS encoding amino acid permease, with the protein MQSSEQNQLRKGLSVRHIRFMALGSAIGTGLFYGSASAIQAAGPAVLLAYMVGGAAVFMVMRALGEMAVHHPVPGSFSHYASHYMGPLAGFLTGWNYVFEMLVVCLADITAFGMYMGFWFPHVDQWVWVLSIVLFISALNLCHVKIFGEMEFWLSIVKVSAIIAMIVGGAFLMFYGFGQETDHAVGIQNLWEHGGFMPNGIEGVIASLAIVMFAFGGIEVIGITASEAQNPEKTIPKAINAVPIRILLFYGLTLFILMCIYPWNQIGQNGSPFVQIFDSLGIQSAANILNIVVITAAISAINSDIFGAGRMMYGMAQDKQAPKVFTKLTKSGVPWVTVLVMSVVMLLGVYLNYLLPEKIFVIIASIATFATVWVWLMILLSHVAMRRQMSPEEVKKLKFPVPFWPIGPAITIAFMVFVIALLGFFKDTQVALLVGFAWVAILSVTFFVMRKFQKP; encoded by the coding sequence ATGCAAAGTAGTGAACAAAATCAACTCAGAAAGGGACTGAGTGTTCGGCACATTCGCTTTATGGCTTTAGGGTCAGCGATTGGTACCGGCTTATTTTATGGGTCTGCTTCCGCAATTCAAGCGGCAGGGCCTGCTGTGCTACTCGCTTATATGGTCGGTGGTGCCGCTGTATTTATGGTCATGCGAGCCTTAGGCGAGATGGCTGTACATCACCCAGTACCCGGTTCATTCTCTCACTACGCTAGCCATTACATGGGGCCCTTAGCTGGTTTTTTAACTGGCTGGAACTACGTATTTGAAATGTTGGTCGTTTGCTTGGCTGATATTACCGCTTTTGGGATGTACATGGGGTTTTGGTTCCCTCATGTCGACCAATGGGTGTGGGTATTAAGTATCGTGCTATTTATTAGCGCACTCAATTTATGCCACGTTAAAATTTTTGGTGAAATGGAATTTTGGCTGTCTATCGTAAAAGTCTCTGCAATCATCGCAATGATTGTTGGTGGAGCCTTCTTAATGTTCTACGGCTTCGGCCAAGAAACTGACCATGCGGTGGGTATCCAAAATCTATGGGAACACGGTGGCTTTATGCCAAACGGCATTGAAGGCGTTATCGCGTCCTTAGCTATCGTAATGTTCGCCTTTGGGGGTATCGAAGTGATCGGTATTACCGCCAGTGAAGCGCAAAACCCAGAGAAAACTATTCCTAAAGCAATCAATGCGGTACCCATTCGTATTTTATTATTCTATGGCTTAACTCTTTTTATTCTGATGTGTATCTATCCGTGGAATCAAATTGGTCAAAATGGCAGTCCATTCGTCCAAATTTTTGATAGCTTAGGCATTCAATCAGCGGCAAATATCTTAAATATCGTGGTGATCACTGCGGCAATTTCAGCTATCAATAGTGATATTTTCGGTGCTGGTCGCATGATGTATGGTATGGCACAAGACAAACAAGCACCAAAAGTCTTTACCAAGTTGACGAAAAGTGGGGTGCCTTGGGTCACTGTACTGGTGATGTCTGTTGTCATGTTACTGGGCGTTTATTTAAACTACCTACTTCCAGAAAAAATCTTTGTGATTATTGCGTCAATCGCAACCTTTGCGACCGTTTGGGTCTGGTTAATGATACTACTTTCTCATGTCGCAATGCGCCGCCAAATGAGCCCTGAAGAGGTTAAAAAACTCAAATTCCCTGTACCGTTCTGGCCAATTGGCCCTGCAATTACTATCGCATTTATGGTCTTTGTTATCGCGCTACTTGGCTTCTTTAAAGATACACAAGTTGCCCTTCTCGTCGGGTTTGCATGGGTCGCTATATTGAGCGTCACCTTCTTTGTCATGCGTAAATTTCAAAAACCTTAA
- the queE gene encoding 7-carboxy-7-deazaguanine synthase QueE — protein MKYPINEIFQTIQGEGVFTGVPAVFIRLQGCPVGCSWCDTKQTWEKEQDKESTLGDIALKTIDSDAWAMADGEALVQLMKEKHFSAQHIVITGGEPCIYDLQPLTGILEQHGYQCQIETSGTYPIQCTDNTWVTVSPKVGMKGGLQVISQAVNRANEIKHPVAREKDIDALEKILALRTVETPPVVALQPISQKAAATKLCIETCIQRNWRLSIQTHKYLDIQ, from the coding sequence ATGAAATACCCAATTAATGAAATCTTCCAAACCATTCAAGGAGAGGGGGTTTTTACTGGTGTTCCAGCCGTATTTATTCGTTTGCAGGGCTGCCCAGTTGGATGTAGCTGGTGTGATACCAAACAAACATGGGAAAAAGAACAAGATAAAGAATCTACCCTAGGGGATATCGCACTTAAAACGATTGATTCAGATGCATGGGCTATGGCAGATGGTGAGGCATTGGTTCAATTAATGAAAGAAAAACACTTCAGCGCACAGCATATTGTTATTACAGGCGGTGAGCCCTGTATTTATGATTTACAGCCACTGACTGGGATATTAGAACAACATGGATATCAATGCCAAATTGAAACTAGCGGCACATACCCTATTCAATGCACTGATAACACATGGGTTACTGTATCACCAAAAGTCGGTATGAAAGGAGGACTGCAGGTGATCAGCCAAGCAGTAAATCGTGCCAATGAAATTAAACATCCTGTTGCTCGCGAGAAAGATATTGATGCACTTGAGAAAATTTTAGCATTACGTACTGTCGAAACGCCTCCAGTAGTGGCATTACAGCCAATCAGCCAAAAAGCGGCAGCAACAAAATTGTGTATTGAAACCTGTATTCAACGCAACTGGCGTTTATCAATTCAAACACATAAGTATTTGGATATTCAATAA
- a CDS encoding YagU family protein has translation MHLFQQTPKSRRRYGLAAFIGLIAGIVSSFVKWGAEVPLPPRSPTDMFNAACSPETLIRAAEQIDCSRNFLNPPYIFLRDWLGIADPNSAVYTFAGHVFNSVGVTHIIFSIVFAVGYCIVAEVFPKIKLWQGLLAGALAQLFVHMISFPLMGLTPPLFDLPWYENVSEIFGHLIWFWSIEIIRRDLRNRITHEPDPEVPLNQPFR, from the coding sequence ATGCATTTATTTCAACAAACACCAAAATCCAGAAGGCGTTATGGACTGGCCGCATTTATTGGTCTAATCGCTGGTATCGTCTCTTCGTTTGTCAAATGGGGGGCTGAAGTCCCATTACCACCAAGAAGCCCAACGGATATGTTCAACGCAGCTTGTTCGCCAGAAACGCTGATCCGTGCAGCAGAACAAATTGACTGCTCACGTAACTTCCTCAACCCACCTTATATTTTCTTAAGGGATTGGTTAGGAATTGCCGACCCTAACTCTGCAGTTTACACCTTTGCTGGGCACGTTTTTAACTCTGTGGGTGTTACCCACATCATATTTTCTATCGTGTTTGCTGTCGGATATTGTATTGTTGCTGAAGTATTCCCTAAAATTAAGCTATGGCAAGGGTTGTTAGCGGGTGCACTGGCGCAATTATTTGTCCATATGATTTCTTTCCCTCTTATGGGGCTCACCCCTCCACTCTTCGACCTACCATGGTATGAGAATGTTTCAGAAATATTTGGCCATTTAATTTGGTTTTGGTCTATTGAAATTATTCGCCGTGACTTACGTAACCGTATTACTCATGAGCCAGATCCTGAAGTACCATTAAACCAACCATTTAGGTAA
- the queD gene encoding 6-carboxytetrahydropterin synthase QueD has translation MSTTIYKDFTFEAAHKLPHVPEGHKCGRLHGHSFMVRLEITGEVDSHSGWIIDFSDVKAAFKPIWERLDHHYLNDIEGLENPTSEVLAQWIWQQTKPLLPLLSAVTVKETCNAGCVYRGEA, from the coding sequence ATGAGCACAACAATCTATAAAGATTTCACTTTCGAAGCTGCCCACAAATTACCTCATGTCCCAGAGGGTCATAAGTGTGGCCGTCTCCATGGGCATTCTTTCATGGTGCGTTTAGAAATTACTGGTGAAGTCGACTCCCATAGTGGTTGGATTATTGATTTTTCCGACGTAAAAGCCGCGTTTAAACCTATTTGGGAACGCTTAGACCATCATTATTTAAATGATATCGAAGGGTTAGAAAACCCAACCAGTGAGGTATTAGCGCAGTGGATTTGGCAACAAACTAAGCCTTTACTACCCTTATTAAGTGCGGTTACCGTAAAAGAAACCTGCAATGCAGGTTGCGTCTATCGCGGAGAAGCTTAA
- the cysJ gene encoding NADPH-dependent assimilatory sulfite reductase flavoprotein subunit has protein sequence MTKKQPPLAALPISVEQLARLQTAVDDFSSHQLAWLSGYLWGIVNQNTQVDASVSAPVVTQDTVTIISASQTGNARRLSEQLRERLVGEKISVNLVNAGDYKFKQINQEKVLVVVASTQGEGEPAEEAIALYKYLHSKKAPNLSQTSYAVFALGDSSYEKFCQAGKDFDSQLASLGATSLTERIDADVEYQGIADEWVESLTQILKARVPAQSDSQLLATQAGSVNEIHSSPYSKTAPLTASLLSNQKITSRDSQKDVRHIEIDLGDSGLRYQPGDALGVWFDNDPALVDELVALLWLQGDEEVFIGSQRHSLRDALIYQLELTQNTPVIVEKYAQLSKDDALLSLISDKAAILHYAQNTPIVDMVRQAASQPTAQEFVDLLRPLTPRLYSISSSQSEVENEVHATVGVVRYEIDGKARTGGASGFLADRLNEDDELRIFIEHNDNFRLPQDPNTPVIMIGPGTGIAPFRAFLQQRDNDGATGKNWLFFGNPHFVDDFLYQVEWQRYVKDGLLTHISLAWSRDQQEKIYVQDKLREQGEEVWQWLQEGAHIYVCGDANRMAKDVEQALLDIVSQYGNMDSEEADEFLSELRVMRRYQRDVY, from the coding sequence ATGACAAAAAAACAGCCGCCATTAGCGGCGCTGCCAATATCTGTTGAGCAATTAGCACGTTTACAGACGGCCGTTGATGATTTTTCATCCCATCAACTCGCATGGCTTTCTGGTTATTTGTGGGGAATAGTAAATCAGAATACGCAAGTTGATGCATCTGTCAGTGCGCCTGTGGTTACCCAAGATACGGTCACAATCATCTCTGCATCACAGACAGGAAATGCACGCCGCCTATCAGAGCAGCTTAGAGAGCGTTTAGTCGGTGAAAAAATTAGTGTGAATTTAGTGAATGCAGGGGATTATAAATTCAAACAAATTAACCAAGAGAAAGTGTTAGTTGTTGTAGCCTCAACGCAGGGTGAAGGGGAGCCAGCTGAAGAAGCGATTGCATTATACAAATATCTTCATTCTAAAAAAGCGCCAAATTTATCACAAACCAGTTATGCGGTTTTTGCGCTGGGGGATTCATCTTACGAAAAATTCTGTCAAGCAGGTAAAGATTTCGATTCACAGCTTGCATCATTAGGGGCGACGTCATTAACCGAGCGAATTGATGCGGATGTTGAATACCAAGGGATTGCGGATGAGTGGGTTGAAAGCCTCACTCAGATTTTAAAAGCTCGCGTTCCTGCTCAAAGTGATAGCCAATTATTGGCGACTCAAGCAGGAAGTGTGAATGAAATTCATTCATCACCTTATAGTAAAACCGCACCATTGACTGCGTCACTTCTTAGCAATCAAAAAATAACCAGTCGGGACTCACAAAAAGATGTTCGCCATATTGAAATTGATCTCGGTGACTCTGGTTTACGTTATCAACCTGGTGATGCACTAGGTGTTTGGTTCGATAATGACCCTGCTTTAGTTGATGAGCTGGTGGCTTTGTTGTGGCTGCAAGGTGATGAAGAAGTCTTTATTGGTTCGCAGCGCCACTCATTACGTGATGCGCTGATTTATCAATTAGAACTGACACAAAATACTCCAGTGATTGTCGAAAAATATGCTCAGTTATCAAAAGACGATGCTCTATTGTCATTAATTAGCGATAAAGCCGCTATTTTGCACTACGCACAAAATACGCCAATCGTCGATATGGTACGCCAAGCGGCATCTCAGCCTACTGCCCAAGAATTTGTTGACCTACTGCGTCCGCTAACCCCTCGTTTGTACTCGATTTCTTCTTCCCAATCTGAAGTAGAAAATGAAGTTCATGCAACGGTTGGCGTTGTCCGCTATGAGATTGATGGTAAGGCGCGTACTGGTGGTGCGTCAGGTTTCTTAGCCGATCGCTTAAATGAGGATGATGAACTTCGTATATTCATTGAGCACAATGATAACTTTCGACTGCCACAAGACCCAAATACGCCTGTGATCATGATTGGCCCTGGTACAGGGATAGCGCCATTTCGTGCTTTCTTACAGCAGCGTGACAATGACGGTGCGACAGGAAAAAATTGGTTATTTTTTGGTAATCCACATTTTGTTGATGACTTTCTCTACCAAGTGGAATGGCAGCGTTATGTCAAAGACGGTTTACTAACCCATATTTCATTAGCGTGGTCTCGCGACCAGCAAGAAAAAATTTACGTACAAGATAAACTTCGCGAACAAGGTGAAGAAGTTTGGCAATGGTTACAAGAAGGTGCGCACATCTATGTGTGTGGTGATGCAAACCGCATGGCCAAAGATGTTGAACAGGCATTATTAGATATCGTCAGTCAATATGGGAACATGGACAGTGAAGAGGCTGATGAATTTTTAAGTGAGTTGCGCGTAATGCGCCGTTATCAGAGGGATGTTTATTAA
- the cysI gene encoding assimilatory sulfite reductase (NADPH) hemoprotein subunit: protein MSNEQQQKPLIVEGKLADSERMKQDSNYLRGTIKDDLKNGLTGGFEGDNFLLIRFHGMYQQDDRDIRAERAEQKLEPRHAMMLRCRLPGGIITPKQWLDIDKFATEHTLYGSVRITNRQTFQFHGILKGDVKPAHQMLSHVGLDALATANDVNRNVLCTSNPVQSELHQQAYEWAKKISEHLLPRTSAYAEIWLDKEKIVTTDEEPILGQTYLPRKFKTSVVIPPLNDVDLHANDMNFVAIAQNGELIGFNVLVGGGLAMTHGDTATFPRLASEFGFIPLEKTLAIAEAIVTTQRDWGNRTERKNAKTKYTLERVGVDTFKAEVERRSGVVFEPIRPYEFTERGDKIGWLKGIDNRWHLTLFIENGRLIDLENKPLKTGVAEIARIHQGDFRLTANQNLIVAGVPESEKAAIEAIARSHGLMSDDITAQRENSMACVSFPTCPLAMAEAERFLPEFISQVESIMAAHQVANEHIVLRVTGCPNGCGRAMLAEVGLVGKAMDRYNLHLGGNRIGTRIPRMYRENITSTEILAILDELIGDWAKNRLPNEGFGDFVIRTNVVKPVLNSAVDFYEVKEAV, encoded by the coding sequence ATGAGCAATGAACAACAACAAAAGCCCTTAATTGTCGAAGGTAAACTCGCAGACAGTGAACGCATGAAGCAAGACAGTAATTACTTGCGTGGAACCATTAAGGATGACTTAAAAAATGGGTTAACGGGGGGATTTGAGGGTGATAATTTCCTGTTGATTCGCTTTCACGGTATGTACCAACAAGATGACCGTGATATTCGTGCCGAGCGAGCGGAACAAAAACTCGAGCCTCGCCATGCAATGATGCTACGTTGTCGTTTGCCGGGCGGCATTATTACACCCAAGCAATGGCTTGATATTGATAAGTTTGCCACAGAGCACACGCTGTATGGCAGTGTGCGCATTACGAATCGGCAAACATTTCAGTTCCATGGCATCTTAAAAGGGGATGTAAAGCCTGCCCATCAAATGTTAAGTCACGTTGGTTTAGATGCCCTTGCAACGGCGAATGACGTCAACCGTAACGTGTTATGTACCTCTAACCCCGTGCAATCTGAATTGCACCAACAAGCTTATGAATGGGCAAAGAAAATATCTGAACATTTATTACCGCGCACTAGTGCTTACGCGGAAATTTGGTTAGATAAAGAAAAAATAGTGACAACGGATGAAGAGCCAATTTTAGGGCAAACTTATTTGCCAAGAAAATTTAAAACCTCTGTCGTGATCCCGCCATTAAACGATGTGGATTTGCATGCAAATGATATGAACTTTGTTGCGATAGCCCAAAATGGTGAGTTGATCGGTTTTAACGTGCTGGTGGGCGGTGGCCTTGCTATGACTCATGGTGATACGGCGACATTTCCTCGCTTAGCCAGTGAGTTTGGGTTTATTCCATTAGAGAAAACGTTAGCCATTGCAGAAGCGATAGTGACTACCCAACGGGATTGGGGAAATCGTACTGAACGTAAAAATGCGAAAACCAAATATACCCTTGAGCGAGTGGGAGTTGATACTTTCAAAGCTGAAGTCGAAAGGCGCTCAGGCGTAGTTTTCGAACCTATTCGCCCATATGAATTTACTGAACGCGGTGACAAGATTGGCTGGCTTAAAGGCATTGATAACCGTTGGCACCTAACATTGTTTATTGAAAATGGTCGATTAATTGATTTAGAAAATAAACCATTAAAAACCGGCGTGGCTGAAATTGCACGTATTCACCAAGGGGACTTTCGTTTAACGGCAAACCAAAACTTAATTGTTGCGGGTGTGCCCGAAAGTGAAAAAGCGGCAATTGAAGCGATTGCTAGATCTCATGGGTTAATGAGTGATGACATTACGGCACAACGTGAAAATTCCATGGCTTGTGTATCATTTCCAACTTGCCCGCTCGCGATGGCCGAAGCAGAACGTTTTTTACCTGAATTTATTAGTCAAGTGGAAAGTATCATGGCCGCTCATCAAGTTGCCAATGAACATATCGTTTTGCGGGTAACGGGTTGCCCTAATGGCTGTGGGCGAGCCATGCTGGCGGAAGTAGGGCTGGTCGGTAAAGCGATGGATAGATATAACTTACATTTAGGTGGAAATCGCATTGGCACCCGTATTCCACGCATGTACCGTGAAAACATCACTAGTACAGAGATTTTAGCTATTTTGGATGAGTTAATCGGTGATTGGGCGAAAAACCGTCTACCTAATGAAGGATTTGGCGATTTTGTTATTCGCACCAATGTTGTTAAGCCCGTATTGAATTCTGCTGTTGATTTTTATGAGGTTAAGGAGGCAGTATGA
- the cysH gene encoding phosphoadenosine phosphosulfate reductase: MSRLELATLIELDKPQQIAYLAESNSRLEAMNALQRVEWAVEYLPTEFVLSSSFGIQAALTLHMVTQIVPNIPVILTDTGYLFPETYQFIEVLTDKLNLNLQVYRAKQSPAWQEALYGQLWTQGLDGIERYNQLNKVEPMERALHELQAQTWFSGLRREQSASRASLSVLGIGKGIFKVLPVIDWNNKQVYEYLTKYDLPYHPLWEQGYLSVGDTHTTRKWEEGMNEEDTRFFGLKRECGLHEN, translated from the coding sequence ATGAGCCGACTTGAACTAGCAACACTCATCGAACTCGATAAGCCCCAACAAATCGCTTATCTCGCTGAGTCTAATTCCCGGTTAGAAGCAATGAATGCATTGCAGCGGGTTGAGTGGGCGGTTGAATACTTACCGACTGAGTTTGTGTTGTCTTCCAGCTTTGGTATCCAAGCGGCACTGACATTGCATATGGTGACGCAAATTGTGCCTAATATCCCAGTTATTTTAACGGATACTGGTTATTTGTTCCCAGAAACCTATCAGTTTATTGAAGTGTTAACAGATAAGCTGAATTTAAATTTGCAGGTGTATCGAGCCAAACAGTCACCGGCTTGGCAAGAAGCGCTGTATGGTCAACTTTGGACACAAGGGCTTGATGGTATTGAGCGTTATAACCAATTGAATAAAGTTGAGCCGATGGAGCGCGCGTTACATGAATTACAAGCACAAACCTGGTTTTCTGGTTTACGGCGAGAACAATCAGCAAGCCGTGCAAGTTTGTCTGTACTAGGTATCGGGAAAGGGATTTTTAAAGTTTTACCAGTGATTGATTGGAATAATAAGCAAGTTTATGAATATCTAACAAAATATGATTTACCCTACCATCCGTTGTGGGAACAAGGGTATTTATCGGTTGGCGATACCCATACAACTCGCAAATGGGAAGAGGGTATGAATGAAGAAGATACGCGTTTTTTTGGTTTAAAGCGTGAGTGCGGGCTTCATGAAAACTAA